The genomic DNA GAAAATTATCACTTTTTTTTATTTGTCTTGTAGTTCGCTTGTTATTGCTCAAGTAGGGGGAGAGACGACGTATCAATTTCTTAATTTGATATCGTCACCGCGACAAGCAGCATTAGGAGGTAAGATATTGACTAATGTTGATTACGATGTTACCCAAGGACTTTTTAATCCAGCAACTATTAATGTTGATATGGATAATCAGTTAGCTGTAAATTATACAAGTTATTTGGGAGGTATAAGTTATGGTACGGCTTCTTATGCATATACTGTAGATAGACGTACTCAAACATTTCATGCAGGAGTTACCTATATAAATTACGGATCGTTTGATGGTTATGATGAAAATGGTAACAGTACAGGAACATTTACAGGTAATGAAGCTGCTCTTTCCATGGGGTATGCGCTTCAAATTGGTTATTCCGATTTTTATTTTGGAGCTAATCTCAAGCTTATTAGTTCAAAATTAGAACAATATAATTCATTTGGTATTGCTGCAGATTTAGGTTTGATTTATATTAATGAAGACTTGGATTTTAATGCCGCAATAGCTATTAGAAACTTAGGGACTCAAATAACTACCTATGCCGGGCTTAACGAACGTCTGCCATTTGAAGTTGATTTTGGAATGTCACAACGATTAGAAAATGTACCAATTCGTTGGCATGTTACTTTAGAAAATTTACAAGAATGGCCAATAGCCAGACCTAATCCTGCACGATCGGTTAGTGATTTAGGGGGTAATCAAACAGATGAAAAAGTTGGATTTTTAGGTCAAGTAATTAGACATACTATTATAGGTGCAGAAATATTTCCAGAAGGAGGGTTTAATATAAGACTTGGTTATAATTTTCGAAGAGGTGAGGAACTACGTATTGTAGATCAACGTAATTTTTCAGGCTTATCTGGCGGAATTTCTATTAAAATGAATAAAATGCGCTTTAGCTATACACATGCCAAGTATACCAGTGCAGCCAATTCAAACTTTTTTGGATTGCAAATAGATTTACGGTGATTTTTAGTGTTTAGTCTCAGTATTCAGTGTTCAGTTACAGTTATTAGTAGTTCTTTGCGCCTTTGTGTTTCCGTGAGAAAATTTAACATCCATAAGAATTAATCAATTTCAGTATTCAGTGTTCAGTGGCAGTTAACAGTAACTCTTTGCCTCTCATGCTCCTTAAAAACAATAAACAAACTATCCTCAAAGCTCAGTTCCACATCTAAAAAAATCCAATAAACATAAATTATAAGAATTAGTTTTCTTGCTTAAAGTGCTTTGAGTATTTTTGGTACTTCAAACTTAAAAAATGAATAAAATTACTATAGCTATAGACGGATTTTCTTCAACAGGAAAAAGTACGGTTGCTAAACAACTAGCTAAACACCTAGGTTATGTGTATGTAGATACAGGGGCTATGTATAGAGCTGTTACTTTTTATGCCATGAAACAAGGACTCATTGAAGAAGGAGACTTTAATGTTGAAGCATTAATTTATCAACTACCAGATATAGAAATAAGCTTTAAGTTTAATGAATCTCTAGGGTTTGCGGAAGTGTACTTAAACGGAAAAAACGTGGAAAGGGATATTAGAACACTAGAAGTTTCTGGTTTTGTTAGTAAGGTAGCCGCAGTATCACATGTGCGTCAAAAATTGGTAGAACAACAGCAAAAATTGGGCAAAGATAAAGGTGTTGTTATGGATGGTAGAGATATAGGTACAGTTGTTTTTCCAGATGCTGAACTCAAATTATTTATGACTGCTTCTGCTGAAAAAAGAGCAATGAGACGATATCAAGAACTTGTTAATCGTGGTGATAAGGTTTTATATGAAGATGTTTTAAAAAATGTTCAAGAACGCGATTATTTAGATTCCAATAGAGAAGATTCCCCATTGGTTAAAGCCAAGGACGCAATAGAAATAGACAATTCTAATATGACATTAGATGAACAATTTGATAAGATTTTGAACTTGGCCAAAATCACACTAGAAGGTTTAGAATAAACCATATTTAACCTTCTTTTTTTGATGCCCAAAGAAGGGAGCAATTTCACTATTTTTTTTAAGATTTGACAAAAAATATTTTAGATATAAATCAATTATTGCAATAAAGGTGTGTTAGTTTTTGATAAAAAGGCGACTCATTGTTTCGTATTAATCAATAATTATTTATAATGAAAAGTATTTTGCCCCTATTACTATTTGTTTGTTTAAACGGATTTGCACAAACAATCGATTTAACTGAGTATAATGAGTTTTTAAAAGACCATGTCTCTTCTAAAGGCGTTGTAAATTTTGACAAAGTTTTAAAAAATATAGATGAGTTAAATAAAATTACTCGTAGTTTTTCAAAAATATCTCCAAATAGTAGTTGGAGTAAAAGTGAAAAAAAGGCGTATTGGATAAATTTTTATAATGCTAATATTATAAAACTGTTAGTAGAACATTACCCAATTAAAAGTATCAATTATGTACAAAATGCTTTTAGCATAAAGGTGATTGATTATGCAGGAGGAAAGATATCTCTAGATGATGTAGAACATGAAATTTTACGAAAACTAGAAGATCCGAGAATACATTTTGCTCTTTATTCTACTGCCATGTCGTCTCCTATATTGAAAAGAACAGCCTATGAAAGTGAGTCTGTGGAACATGATTTAGGATTAGCAACTAGTCATTTTTTAAATGATCCAACAAAGAATAAAATAGGACCAAGTGTAAGTAAGTTGTCCAAAACCTTTCAATGGTATAAGGATGATTTTGCTAGTTTAGCTGATATGATAAATTTTATTAATAAGCATTCTGGAGGTGCTAAAATTAATGCAAAAACTAAAATAGTGTACATGGATTACAATTGGAATTTGCATCGAAAAATATAAGACAAGTAAAAAAGACTATTTAGATATCTAAATAGTCTTTTTTGTTTCTAATTATAAGTTATTTTGAATTTACAAATTAGGAATAATTAATTCTTGATCAGGATGTATTAAATCCGGGTTTTTTAAAATATCAGAATTTGCTTTAAAAATATCTTGGTATTTTGATGCTTTACCATAATATTGTACAGCTATTTTTCCTAAAGTTTCTCCACTTTTAACTGTGTGTCTGTGAAAAACACTTTCATCGGCAACTTTTATATCAGCTACAATATCTGTTGGGCTTTCGCCTCCAATTTCTTTTATTTTATCCCAAATAAGGTTTTTTTCATAAGGAGTATTCGCAGTTCCCCAAACCTTTAAAATGCCATTTTCCTCTTTTACATCACCGTTTTGAATGTTTAAAGATTCTCCCAAATCTAATACTGATTGGTATTTTGCTCTCATAGTCATAAGTGTTAATTTTAATAATTTATTCTGTTTACAATATAATAAATTTCTTATGTAAAATTTATTTATTTAAAGATTAAGTTTTTATTCTATGTATTTTGACACAAAAAAATATAAAAGTCACATTCAAAGTTTGTTTATCAAAATTAGGCTGATTTACTGAAAATATGTATTTTTGCACTCCTTTTAGCAAATCATCGGAGAGATAAAAGGGATTGACTTAATAAATTAAAATAACACTTCTGTGTGTTAATTGCATAAATCTTCCGAAGCATACAGAATACAAATTTAATCAGCACATGGCTGAAAAAGCAAAACAAGCTGAAGTTGAAGCAACAGAAGCTCCAACAAAAGAAGCTCCAGTAGTCTCTGAAGCTCAAGCAAATCCAGAAAAATTCTTAAAAGAGTTCAATTGGCACAATTACCAAGAAGGTATTGATGAGGTTGATGATAAGCAACTTAAGGAATTTGAAAAATTAGTAGCAGAAAATTTCGTTGACACACTTAATGATGAGGTTGTTGAAGGTACAGTAGTTCACATTTCTGATAGAGATGCAATTATTGATATCAATGCAAAATCTGAAGGTGTTATTTCTTTAAACGAATTCCGCTACAATCCTAACTTAGCAGTTGGTGATAAAGTAGAAGTATTAATTGATGTTCGTGAAGATGCAACGGGACAATTAGTATTATCTCACAGAAAAGCTCGTGTCATTAAAGCCTGGGATCGCGTTAATGCGGCTCATGATACTGGTGAAATCGTTAATGGTTTTGTTAAATGCAGAACTAAAGGTGGTATGATTGTAGATGTTTTTGGAATTGAAGCATTCTTACCTGGTTCTCAAATTGATGTTAAACCAATTAGAGATTACGATCAGTATGTAAATAAAACTATGGAATTTAAAGTTGTTAAAATCAACCACGAATTCAAAAACGTAGTAGTATCTCACAAAGCTCTAATTGAAGCTGATATTGAAATACAGAAAAAAGAAATCATTGGTCAATTAGAAAAAGGTCAAGTATTAGAAGGTGTTGTTAAAAACATTACATCTTATGGTGTATTTATTGACCTTGGAGGCGTTGATGGTTTAGTTCATATCACAGATTTATCTTGGTCTAGAATTAACCATCCAAATGAAATTGTAGAATTAGATCAAAAACTTAATGTTGTAATCCTTGATTTTGATGAAAACAAATCAAGAATCCAATTAGGATTAAAACAATTAAGCAAACACCCATGGGAAGCACTTGCAGAAGAGGTGAAGGTTGGTGATAAAGTAAAAGGTAAAGTAGTTGTTATTGCAGATTACGGTGCATTTATTGAAGTAGCTGATGGTGTAGAAGGATTAATTCACGTATCTGAAATGTCATGGTCTACACATTTACGTTCAGCTCAAGATTTCGTTTCTGTAGGAGATGAGGTTGAAGCCGTTATCTTAACGCTTGATAGAGAAGATCGTAAAATGTCTCTTGGTATTAAGCAATTAACTCCAGACCCATGGACAGATATTACTGGTAAATACCCATTAGCTTCTAAGCATACAGGTGTTGTACGTAACTTTACAAACTTTGGTGTATTTGTTGAACTAGAAGAAGGTATTGACGGATTAATTTATATCTCAGATTTATCTTGGACTAAGAAAATCAAGCACCCATCTGAGTTCTGTGCAGTAGGAGATAAGTTAGAAGTTATTGTATTGGAGTTAGATGTTGAAGGACGTAAATTAAGTTTAGGTCACAAACAAACAACTGATAATCCTTGGGATAAATATGAAACAGAATTCGCTTTAGAAACTGTACATAATGCCGCTATTGCTGAAATAGTTGATAAAGGAGCAACCGTTGAGTTTAACGAAGATATCGTTGCTTTTGTACCTTCTCGTCATCTTGAAAAAGAAGACGGAAGTAAACTTAAGAAAGGTGAAACTGCAGAATTCAAAATCATTGAATTTAATAAAGAGTTTAAACGTGTTGTAGCGTCTCATACAGCTGTATTTAAAGCAGAAGAGGTTGCTAACGTTAAAGCAGCAGTTAAGAAAGCAGCTAGTGCAGCAGCAGAAGCTAAACCAACTTTAGGTGATGCTAATGATGCTTTACAAGCTCTTAAAGATAAAATGGACGGGAAAGCATAGACTTCCTGAAATATATTATATGAGTCGTCCAAATAGGTTGACAAATCAATTAAACCGGAGAATTTAGTTTTTCTGGTTTTTTGTTTTATAAGAGTTAGGTGTTTTCATATTAATACTCAAATACTGCCTTTTGTTATTATAAATTCTATTTTCCTATTAACTTGTATTATACAACCCTTTTTTGATGATAATTAAATTCTGTTCTGAAATTTTTATTTCTATGCTCTATATTTTTTTTGAAAAATAACTGTATAAAAACTACTAAGATGCTGTTGTTTTACATGTGCTTAAGAAATAAAACTATTTTATTTTTTAATTTATTAAGAATTTACGGTAAGTAATTAATGAATATTCCGACTTCTTTTTAAACCTTAAAATAAAAATCATGATGAAAATTAGAATTTTACTTACTGCTGTCCTCTTCTTTACTTTTAATTCTTTAATCTTTGCTCAAGGACCTCGATCTGCCGCTTCTAAACTAATACTCAGATTCGATGATGCTCCACAGGATATTACTTGGGAATTAAGAAACCCTAGTGGTACTTTAGTGCAATCAGGAGGACCTTACGATGATCAATTTGCTAATAAAGTTGTTAGTTTTGAGTTTACTACTTTATTTGGCACTAGCCCTTTAACATTAACCATTAAAGATTCTGCTGGTAATGGACTTCAAGGTAATGGTGCTTGGGCTATAAATACTGAGCGTTTAGCCCGTATAGAGGCCAGAAATGTTACAAATGCTGTAGGAAACCGAATTGCTAATGGCAATAGTAACTTTGGCTCTGAAACTACAATTACATTTGATCCTACAACTAGAACTAGTGATTTGGGTGAACTGGGAGCTTTGAGCTATAGAGATATTGATTTAATACAAGTATCTACTGGTGGTTTTTATCGTATTTTCGGGAGAAGATTTAGACCAATTAATATAACGATATCTTTCCCAGATGATAACACTCCGGATGATATAGAATCTGTTATAGATCTAACTGTTACATCTACATTTACTGGTAGAGCTACAGCAATCATTACAAGTCAAATATCTGATACAGCTACTATTGAAATAAGAGATAATAATGGAGCCCTTGTTACAACAGAAACCGTAAGAATACGTGAAGGAAGATTTGGTACTAGAGTTCGTTTTAGAGATTTAAGAAGCGGTTTAAATATTATACGTTTACAAACAAATAACACCACAGGTATCATAACAAAATCCTTTATTGTTAGATAATATTACTTCAAATGTAAACTTTAAATAAATTATTTGAAGCCTTCAAGAAATTGAAGGCTTTTTTGTTTTCATATCTCCTCTGAAAAAAGTTTCTTACTATGAATTTTTATTACTTTTTTGAAAATGTTTTTTAGAGAAACCTATCGTGAGCGTATTTGAAACTATATGCTTCTTACAGAAATTATATTTTATTGTTTTACTTTCAATATTAAAAGTAAATCATTTGAAGAAAATTCTATATAAAGCTGTGTACAAAAGTTTTTGTATCTTGACAGAAAGATAATATAGTTTGTAATTATAAAGAAAGTAAGGATGATGGTATATAAACTAATCTGAATAAGAATTGATGTAAAGAAACTTAAATAAACCAAACAATGTACTTTTCTGTAGAAGAAATAGAAGTAGCTTTGCAAACTGCATCTACTAACTTTTCATTCATTCAAAGATTTGAGCTGCCTTATTTAACCTACCAAAACAGAACTACCCATGCTGTTAAAATAGCAAGCACTACAGAGGCGGGTAGAATAGGTGTTTATTTTGTAGCTGGCATTCATGGAAATGAGTGGGTGCCACCTGAGGCTTTAATTAATTTTATAGAAGTTGTGGCTGTGGCTTATCAAAGCAATAATGGGGTGACAATAGGAGGACAAACTTTTACTGCCGCTCAAATTCAATCCATAGTTTCTAATTTAGATATTTTTGTTTTTCCCCTGGTCAATCCAGACGGAAGAGAAAGGAGTCAAACAAGTCCTATAGGTACAGATTGGAGAAAAAACAGAAATTTTTCCGATGGACAAGGAGGTGTGGACATAAATCGAAATTTTGATTATTTATGGGATTTTCCTCTGTATTTTTCACCAGACGTGTTAGGGGATGATCCATTAATGTCACCAGAACGACCAATTGCTAACAGTAAAGATAAAGAAAGCTCGGTATATATAGGCAGTGGAGCAGCATCTGAAGCTGAAACTAAAAATGTAGTACATATTGTTGATGCAAATCCTAATATTCGCTTTTTTATAGACATACATGCTTCTGGCGAAAAAATATTTATAAATTGGGGTAATGATGAAGTTCAAACTTCAGATGTAAACATGAATTTTAGAAATACGGATTTTCATGGACAACACGGTGTACAAGGAGATGCCTATAAAGAATATGTAAATCCTGCTGATAACACGCTTAGAATCTCAATGGCAAATGCTATGAGTAATGCCATTCAAAATGCTCACGGAAACACATATGATATTCAAGTCCCTTTTGAGGGAATAACTGTAGCGGGAGCTTCGGCCGATTACATGAACAGTCGAAGTTATGTAGACGCTAATTTGCAAAAGGTACATGGTTTTGGTATGGAATGCGGGAGTGGTGGTACGCAACCAGATCTTATTAAGCGAGTAGAGATAATAGAAGAAGTAACTGCAGGTTTAATTCAGTTTTGTATTGAAGCTACAAATTTACCTTCGGACATATATATAAGAGATAATTTGCAAGATTCTGGAGAAGAACCATTAGTTGGTGGAGGGATTTCAAGAAGCCCAGATATTAATCATTTTCGTCAAGAACTTTTAAATCCTCAGGATTTTTTGGGGACTCCTATTGCAAAGCATCAGGGAGACTTATTTGAAACTGTTGAAATTGGGCAAACTAATTATATATATGTAAGATTACAAAATAGGGGTTATCGTGTTGATGATGCCGAAATTGATATTTATTGGATGTTGCCTTCTACATTACCTTCTCCGGCCTCATGGAATCTTATAGGAACTATTGTTACCGAAAATATTTTACCAGGATCTTTTAAAATAGCTGGTCCTTTGGAGTGGAATAGTATTCCGGATAAAGGGCATTATTGCTTTGTAGCTGTCATTGGTACACCAACGGATCCTAAACCTGATATAAATTCCATAACAACTATTGATGATTTTTATAACCTTGTTAGACAAAATAGTAATATAACATGGAAAAATTTTGATGTTGATGATATGTTTGCAGGGGGAATGGCTACTATGAGTTTTCAAATTCAGGGTTGGAGTAGATTAGCACTTAATAGTGATCTCGACGTTGACTTATCTGAATTACCTGAAGGTACAGAGGCAGAGCTTAAAATATTAAAAAGGATTACTGAAAATGCTGTATTGGAAAACCTTAGCATTAAAAAAGTTTCTAAGCTTTATAATTATTATTTAGTCACCCCATCAATGGTTTCTAAAATTTCAGGATTAAAACTAAATAGCAGTGAGAATGTTAAAGCGGTTTTAACTATTACCTTGCCTGAGAATATAGCTGATGGTGTGTATGACGTTGCTTTTATTCAAAGCTTTAATGGTAAAGAAATGGGAAGAGTTACCAGGCGTTTAAATGTTGGAAAGTTTCCATTTGTGGCAAATAGAAATTCTAAAGAGGTACATAGGAAGAATTGTCCATGGATTCCTAAAATGAATTCTCTAAATAAAATTCCATATGGAGAATTAGAGTTAGCAATAAAGCATGGTTATGATGGTTGTCATACCTGTCTTACAGAATTCGACCATGGTTAATTTAATAATTTTATTAAGAAACTTATAAACCACATTAATTAGGACGCTGCAATTTGTAGTTTGGCTTCATAGGGTTATTTCCAGATAAAGATTGATCGATATGGTTTCTACTTCTAAAATTTTGCATTATCTTTGTGCTCCAAACACGTTTGGATAGTAAATATGAGTCAAAAAGTTTTACTTAACGCAAAAGAGGTAAACATCATTCTTCATCGATTGGCTTGTCAACTTATTGAAAAACACACTGATTTTTCTAATACCGTTTTAATTGGTTTACAACCTCGAGGAGTCTTTTTAGCAGATAGATTAGCAAAAATATTAGAAGAAGATTATAAAGTTAAAAACATTCAATTAGGGCACCTAGATATTACATTCTACAGAGATGATTTTCGTAGAGGTGAAAAAACACTTGAAGCTAACACCACAAAACTTAATTTTTTAGTAGAGGACAAGAATATAGTCTTTATTGATGATGTTTTATATACTGGACGAAGTATTAGAGCTGCCTTAACTGCTATTCAGTCTTTTGGAAGGCCAAACGAAATAGAATTATTAACGCTAATAGATAGACGTTTCAGCAGGCATTTGCCAATACAACCAGATTATAGGGGTAGGCAAGTGGATGTTATAAATAACGAAAAAGTGAAAGTAAACTGGGAAGAACATGATAATGAAGATTCCGTTTATTTAATAGAGAAATAATTAGTTTTGCTAGAGGCTAGAGGCTAGAATGAAGAAGTTTAGACTGTCAGGTTGAGCGTGGTCGAGACCAAATTAAAAATAACTGGCAATTAATTGCCACAGAATACAAAAAGCATGAGTGAATTAAGTGTCAATCACTTATTAGGAATAAAATATCTTAAAGAAGAAGATATCCAACTTATTTTTGAAACTGCCGATCATTTTAAAGAAGTCATTAATAGACCTATTAAAAAAGTACCTTCACTTAGAGATATTACTATTGCCAACCTTTTTTTTGAAAATTCAACAAGAACAAAATTATCATTTGAATTAGCTGAAAAAAGACTATCTGCAGATGTTATTAATTTTTCATCAGGACAATCTTCAGTAAAGAAGGGGGAAACCTTAATAGATACTGTTAATAATATCTTATCTATGAAAGTTGATATGGTTGTGATGAGGCATCCTAATCCGGGAGCAGGTGTCTTTTTGTCAAAACATATAAATGCAAGTATTATTAATGCAGGAGATGGTGCTCATGAACATCCAACACAAGCACTTTTAGATTCATACTCCATAAGAGAGAAGTTAGGAGATGTAAATGGAAAGAAAGTTGTTATAGTAGGAGATATTCTTCATAGTCGTGTAGCACTTTCAAACATATTTGCACTACAACTTCAAGGGGCGCAAGTAATGGTTTGCGGGCCTAAAACATTATTGCCAAAGTATATTGATAAGCTTGAAGTAAAAGTTGAAACAAATCTACGTAAAGCATTAAATTGGTGTGATGTAGCAAATATGTTACGTGTGCAAAATGAACGCATGGATATTAGCTATTTTCCATCAACCAGAGAATACACCCAACAGTTTGGTGTAAATAAAGAATTGTTAGATTCATTAGATAAAGAAATTACGATCATGCATCCAGGCCCTATTAACAGGGGTGTGGAAATTACCAGCGATGTTGCCGATTCAAAACAGTCCATTATTCTTGATCAAGTTCAAAATGGTGTAGCTATAAGAATGGCAGCTATATATTTACTAGCGTCCAAAATAAAACAGTAGATTATGATTTTAGACCAAAACGGTAACACTTCTATAATCACGCAAGAAAAAGCTACGATTATAGAATTAGTTAAGAAATTACAGGCTTTATACCCAAAATTTAAAAAC from Flavivirga abyssicola includes the following:
- the porQ gene encoding type IX secretion system protein PorQ — encoded protein: MLKKIITFFYLSCSSLVIAQVGGETTYQFLNLISSPRQAALGGKILTNVDYDVTQGLFNPATINVDMDNQLAVNYTSYLGGISYGTASYAYTVDRRTQTFHAGVTYINYGSFDGYDENGNSTGTFTGNEAALSMGYALQIGYSDFYFGANLKLISSKLEQYNSFGIAADLGLIYINEDLDFNAAIAIRNLGTQITTYAGLNERLPFEVDFGMSQRLENVPIRWHVTLENLQEWPIARPNPARSVSDLGGNQTDEKVGFLGQVIRHTIIGAEIFPEGGFNIRLGYNFRRGEELRIVDQRNFSGLSGGISIKMNKMRFSYTHAKYTSAANSNFFGLQIDLR
- the cmk gene encoding (d)CMP kinase; the protein is MNKITIAIDGFSSTGKSTVAKQLAKHLGYVYVDTGAMYRAVTFYAMKQGLIEEGDFNVEALIYQLPDIEISFKFNESLGFAEVYLNGKNVERDIRTLEVSGFVSKVAAVSHVRQKLVEQQQKLGKDKGVVMDGRDIGTVVFPDAELKLFMTASAEKRAMRRYQELVNRGDKVLYEDVLKNVQERDYLDSNREDSPLVKAKDAIEIDNSNMTLDEQFDKILNLAKITLEGLE
- a CDS encoding DUF547 domain-containing protein, translated to MKSILPLLLFVCLNGFAQTIDLTEYNEFLKDHVSSKGVVNFDKVLKNIDELNKITRSFSKISPNSSWSKSEKKAYWINFYNANIIKLLVEHYPIKSINYVQNAFSIKVIDYAGGKISLDDVEHEILRKLEDPRIHFALYSTAMSSPILKRTAYESESVEHDLGLATSHFLNDPTKNKIGPSVSKLSKTFQWYKDDFASLADMINFINKHSGGAKINAKTKIVYMDYNWNLHRKI
- a CDS encoding LysM peptidoglycan-binding domain-containing protein, translating into MTMRAKYQSVLDLGESLNIQNGDVKEENGILKVWGTANTPYEKNLIWDKIKEIGGESPTDIVADIKVADESVFHRHTVKSGETLGKIAVQYYGKASKYQDIFKANSDILKNPDLIHPDQELIIPNL
- the rpsA gene encoding 30S ribosomal protein S1: MAEKAKQAEVEATEAPTKEAPVVSEAQANPEKFLKEFNWHNYQEGIDEVDDKQLKEFEKLVAENFVDTLNDEVVEGTVVHISDRDAIIDINAKSEGVISLNEFRYNPNLAVGDKVEVLIDVREDATGQLVLSHRKARVIKAWDRVNAAHDTGEIVNGFVKCRTKGGMIVDVFGIEAFLPGSQIDVKPIRDYDQYVNKTMEFKVVKINHEFKNVVVSHKALIEADIEIQKKEIIGQLEKGQVLEGVVKNITSYGVFIDLGGVDGLVHITDLSWSRINHPNEIVELDQKLNVVILDFDENKSRIQLGLKQLSKHPWEALAEEVKVGDKVKGKVVVIADYGAFIEVADGVEGLIHVSEMSWSTHLRSAQDFVSVGDEVEAVILTLDREDRKMSLGIKQLTPDPWTDITGKYPLASKHTGVVRNFTNFGVFVELEEGIDGLIYISDLSWTKKIKHPSEFCAVGDKLEVIVLELDVEGRKLSLGHKQTTDNPWDKYETEFALETVHNAAIAEIVDKGATVEFNEDIVAFVPSRHLEKEDGSKLKKGETAEFKIIEFNKEFKRVVASHTAVFKAEEVANVKAAVKKAASAAAEAKPTLGDANDALQALKDKMDGKA
- a CDS encoding M14 family zinc carboxypeptidase; its protein translation is MYFSVEEIEVALQTASTNFSFIQRFELPYLTYQNRTTHAVKIASTTEAGRIGVYFVAGIHGNEWVPPEALINFIEVVAVAYQSNNGVTIGGQTFTAAQIQSIVSNLDIFVFPLVNPDGRERSQTSPIGTDWRKNRNFSDGQGGVDINRNFDYLWDFPLYFSPDVLGDDPLMSPERPIANSKDKESSVYIGSGAASEAETKNVVHIVDANPNIRFFIDIHASGEKIFINWGNDEVQTSDVNMNFRNTDFHGQHGVQGDAYKEYVNPADNTLRISMANAMSNAIQNAHGNTYDIQVPFEGITVAGASADYMNSRSYVDANLQKVHGFGMECGSGGTQPDLIKRVEIIEEVTAGLIQFCIEATNLPSDIYIRDNLQDSGEEPLVGGGISRSPDINHFRQELLNPQDFLGTPIAKHQGDLFETVEIGQTNYIYVRLQNRGYRVDDAEIDIYWMLPSTLPSPASWNLIGTIVTENILPGSFKIAGPLEWNSIPDKGHYCFVAVIGTPTDPKPDINSITTIDDFYNLVRQNSNITWKNFDVDDMFAGGMATMSFQIQGWSRLALNSDLDVDLSELPEGTEAELKILKRITENAVLENLSIKKVSKLYNYYLVTPSMVSKISGLKLNSSENVKAVLTITLPENIADGVYDVAFIQSFNGKEMGRVTRRLNVGKFPFVANRNSKEVHRKNCPWIPKMNSLNKIPYGELELAIKHGYDGCHTCLTEFDHG
- the pyrR gene encoding bifunctional pyr operon transcriptional regulator/uracil phosphoribosyltransferase PyrR, translating into MSQKVLLNAKEVNIILHRLACQLIEKHTDFSNTVLIGLQPRGVFLADRLAKILEEDYKVKNIQLGHLDITFYRDDFRRGEKTLEANTTKLNFLVEDKNIVFIDDVLYTGRSIRAALTAIQSFGRPNEIELLTLIDRRFSRHLPIQPDYRGRQVDVINNEKVKVNWEEHDNEDSVYLIEK
- a CDS encoding aspartate carbamoyltransferase catalytic subunit, yielding MSELSVNHLLGIKYLKEEDIQLIFETADHFKEVINRPIKKVPSLRDITIANLFFENSTRTKLSFELAEKRLSADVINFSSGQSSVKKGETLIDTVNNILSMKVDMVVMRHPNPGAGVFLSKHINASIINAGDGAHEHPTQALLDSYSIREKLGDVNGKKVVIVGDILHSRVALSNIFALQLQGAQVMVCGPKTLLPKYIDKLEVKVETNLRKALNWCDVANMLRVQNERMDISYFPSTREYTQQFGVNKELLDSLDKEITIMHPGPINRGVEITSDVADSKQSIILDQVQNGVAIRMAAIYLLASKIKQ